A single genomic interval of Lentimicrobium saccharophilum harbors:
- a CDS encoding NAD(P)/FAD-dependent oxidoreductase — protein MARVVVLGAGIAGHTAAAFLRKKLSKNHQVIVVAPSAYYQWIPSNIWVGVGRMTIDQVRFRLAPLYKRWGIDFRQAKAVSIHPEGEGQDAGPFVSIEYTSDEKRGINERVAYDYLVNATGPRLNFEATPGLGPGKNTVSVCSYDHASHAWKELHESLAKMEKGEKQRFVIGTGHPTATCQGAAFEYILNVAFEIRKRKLEHLAEITWLTNEYELGDFGMGGAYIKRGGYITSTRVFAESFLGENNIKWIKRAGVTKVEPGLIHYETLDGEELQIGFDFSMLIPGFAGAGLQAFDKNGGNITSELFAPNGFMKVDADYSPKPYEEWKASDWPETYQSPAFPNIYAPGIAFAPPHAISKPMTSKKGLAIYPAPPRTGMPSGVMGKVVALNLINEITSGRQEFKHKASMGRMGAACIVSAGYGMRRGAAATMTVFPIVPDWEKYPEFGRSIGYTMGEAGLAGHWMKWFMHYMFLHKAKGYPFWWLLPE, from the coding sequence ATGGCCAGAGTTGTTGTATTGGGCGCCGGTATCGCAGGGCATACCGCGGCTGCTTTTCTGCGCAAAAAGCTCAGTAAAAATCATCAGGTTATTGTTGTTGCCCCTTCCGCTTATTACCAGTGGATTCCTTCCAATATCTGGGTAGGAGTCGGGAGGATGACCATTGATCAGGTTCGTTTCAGGCTCGCACCTTTGTATAAAAGGTGGGGGATTGATTTCAGACAAGCGAAAGCGGTGAGTATTCATCCGGAAGGTGAAGGCCAGGATGCCGGCCCTTTTGTTTCAATTGAGTATACTTCAGATGAGAAAAGAGGGATCAATGAGCGTGTGGCTTACGATTATCTTGTAAATGCAACGGGGCCAAGGCTGAATTTTGAAGCAACGCCAGGCTTAGGCCCCGGAAAAAATACGGTTTCGGTATGTTCTTATGATCACGCCAGTCACGCGTGGAAGGAACTTCATGAGTCTCTTGCCAAAATGGAGAAGGGGGAGAAACAGCGGTTTGTAATCGGCACCGGACATCCTACCGCTACCTGTCAGGGCGCAGCTTTTGAATATATTCTGAATGTAGCTTTTGAGATCAGAAAAAGGAAACTGGAGCACCTGGCGGAAATCACCTGGCTGACCAATGAATACGAACTTGGTGATTTCGGAATGGGTGGGGCTTATATCAAACGTGGAGGTTATATCACCTCCACCCGCGTTTTTGCCGAGTCTTTTCTTGGAGAGAATAACATCAAATGGATCAAACGGGCCGGTGTTACAAAAGTAGAGCCTGGATTGATTCATTATGAAACACTTGATGGAGAGGAATTGCAGATTGGTTTTGATTTTTCCATGCTGATTCCTGGTTTTGCCGGTGCAGGTTTGCAGGCTTTCGACAAAAATGGCGGAAATATAACCAGTGAGCTTTTTGCTCCGAATGGTTTCATGAAAGTAGATGCTGATTATTCCCCGAAGCCATATGAGGAATGGAAAGCTTCTGACTGGCCCGAAACCTATCAAAGTCCGGCTTTTCCGAATATTTATGCTCCCGGTATTGCATTTGCCCCGCCTCATGCTATTTCAAAACCCATGACCAGCAAAAAGGGATTAGCAATTTATCCCGCTCCACCCCGAACAGGGATGCCGTCAGGTGTAATGGGGAAAGTTGTTGCCCTGAACCTGATCAATGAGATTACTTCAGGCAGGCAGGAATTTAAGCACAAAGCCAGCATGGGCCGGATGGGAGCAGCCTGCATTGTATCGGCCGGATACGGAATGCGCCGGGGCGCAGCGGCGACCATGACGGTTTTTCCTATCGTACCCGACTGGGAAAAATATCCCGAATTCGGAAGAAGCATTGGTTATACAATGGGGGAAGCCGGTCTGGCAGGTCATTGGATGAAATGGTTTATGCACTACATGTTCCTGCATAAAGCCAAAGGTTATCCCTTTTGGTGGTTGTTGCCCGAGTAA
- the polA gene encoding DNA polymerase I encodes MSQEGRKLFLLDAMALIYRAYYALNKNPRITSKGLNTSAILGFANALYDVIRNEKPTHIGVAFDTHAPTVRHEDFSAYKANREAMPEDISTAIPYIMQLIRGFNIPILAVDGYEADDVIGTLAKQAENKGFTVYMMTPDKDFGQLVSDNILQYKPGKPGEDPVIMGVKEVCEKFGVKRPDQVIDMLGLWGDASDNIPGIPGVGEVTARNLLKDFDNVENLIENAEKIDKAGLREKVKTFGQQALMSKQLATIILDVPLTFEEDALKLTPPDINKLQTLFEEIEFRTFAKRVFTDLEKGSPPAGKQAADLFAAAGEPLETIATLSNIDQVPHVYHLADTPEKRKVLVTHLGKSGMFCFDTETTGLDANNVELVGMSFATRPGEAWFVPVPDRYSEAVEIVKEFAGVFADETIGKTGQNMKYDISVLKWYEINVNGSLFDTMIAHYLIEPDMRHNMDFLARTYLNYEPVSIESLIGKKGKNQLSMRSVDPEKLKEYACEDADITLQLRIALEPQLAETDTRALFDEIEMPLVKVLAAMEAEGVKIDSGNLNQFSEQLEKEIAEVEKEIYLLAGEEFNIASPKQLGEIIFDKMQLSDNPKQTKTKQHSTSEDVLQKLINKHPIVQQILDYRSLTKLKSTYVDTLPLLVNPRTGRIHTSYNQAVASTGRLSSNNPNLQNIPIRTERGREIRKAFVPRNDKFVLLSADYSQIELRLIAHISGDEAMQEAFRHGIDIHTATAARIYNIDISEVTKEMRRNAKTVNFGIIYGISAFGLSERLNIPRREAAEIISQYFERFAGIKRYMDEIITFAREHGYVETIKKRRRYLRDINSGNAIVRGFAERNAINAPIQGSSADMIKIAMISIQREFERLKLKSRMIMQVHDELVFDVHQDEVETVKPVIERLMKSAIELSIPVEVEMSTGSNWLEAH; translated from the coding sequence ATGTCACAGGAAGGCAGGAAACTTTTTCTACTGGATGCCATGGCGCTGATCTACAGGGCTTATTACGCCCTGAACAAAAACCCGCGCATCACCTCAAAAGGATTAAACACCTCGGCCATTCTGGGCTTTGCCAACGCGCTGTATGATGTAATCAGAAATGAAAAGCCCACCCACATCGGGGTTGCCTTCGACACCCACGCCCCCACCGTCAGGCACGAAGACTTTTCAGCATACAAGGCTAACCGCGAAGCCATGCCTGAAGATATCTCCACAGCCATCCCCTACATCATGCAACTCATCAGGGGCTTCAATATTCCCATCCTCGCTGTTGACGGGTATGAAGCCGACGACGTGATTGGCACCCTGGCCAAACAGGCCGAAAACAAGGGATTTACCGTTTACATGATGACGCCCGACAAGGATTTTGGCCAGCTTGTGAGTGACAATATCCTACAGTATAAGCCCGGAAAACCAGGCGAAGATCCTGTAATTATGGGGGTGAAAGAGGTTTGCGAAAAATTCGGGGTTAAACGCCCTGATCAGGTAATAGATATGCTGGGCCTCTGGGGCGATGCTTCCGACAACATCCCCGGTATTCCGGGCGTAGGAGAAGTAACCGCCAGAAACCTGCTGAAAGACTTTGACAATGTGGAAAACCTGATTGAGAACGCTGAGAAAATTGATAAAGCCGGGCTTCGCGAAAAGGTAAAGACATTCGGACAACAGGCGCTGATGTCGAAGCAGCTGGCTACCATCATCCTGGATGTTCCCTTAACTTTTGAGGAGGATGCGCTGAAACTGACGCCTCCGGATATCAATAAACTACAAACCCTTTTCGAGGAGATTGAGTTCAGGACCTTCGCCAAACGGGTATTTACCGATCTGGAAAAGGGAAGTCCGCCCGCCGGCAAGCAAGCCGCCGATCTTTTCGCTGCTGCCGGAGAACCCCTCGAAACCATAGCAACCCTGAGCAACATCGATCAGGTGCCTCATGTATATCACCTGGCTGATACTCCTGAAAAAAGGAAAGTGCTGGTAACTCACCTCGGAAAATCAGGCATGTTTTGCTTTGATACGGAAACAACAGGGCTGGATGCCAACAATGTGGAGCTTGTCGGCATGTCGTTTGCCACCAGACCAGGAGAAGCCTGGTTTGTTCCGGTACCCGACCGCTATTCTGAAGCCGTTGAGATAGTAAAGGAGTTTGCAGGGGTATTTGCCGATGAAACCATCGGCAAAACAGGGCAAAACATGAAATACGACATTTCCGTGCTGAAATGGTATGAGATCAATGTGAACGGGTCGCTTTTCGATACCATGATCGCCCACTACCTGATTGAGCCGGACATGCGGCACAATATGGACTTTCTGGCACGCACCTATCTGAATTATGAGCCTGTTTCGATTGAATCACTGATCGGAAAAAAGGGCAAAAATCAGTTAAGTATGCGCTCGGTGGATCCCGAAAAACTGAAAGAGTATGCCTGTGAGGACGCCGATATTACTCTTCAACTGCGGATTGCCCTTGAACCTCAGTTAGCTGAAACTGATACGAGAGCGCTGTTCGACGAAATAGAAATGCCGCTGGTGAAGGTGCTGGCTGCCATGGAAGCCGAGGGGGTGAAAATTGACTCCGGAAACCTGAACCAGTTTTCGGAACAACTTGAGAAGGAAATTGCCGAAGTGGAAAAAGAGATTTACCTCCTTGCCGGAGAAGAATTTAACATCGCGTCTCCCAAACAACTCGGTGAGATCATTTTCGACAAGATGCAACTGTCGGACAATCCCAAACAGACCAAAACCAAGCAGCATTCCACCAGCGAAGATGTGCTTCAGAAGCTGATAAACAAGCATCCCATTGTGCAACAGATTCTTGATTACCGTTCGCTGACAAAGCTTAAATCTACTTACGTTGACACCCTTCCTCTGCTTGTTAATCCCAGAACCGGCAGGATACACACCTCATACAATCAGGCAGTGGCTTCCACAGGCCGGCTGAGTTCCAACAATCCCAACCTGCAGAATATTCCGATTCGTACAGAACGGGGCCGTGAGATCAGAAAGGCATTTGTTCCCAGGAATGATAAATTTGTGCTGCTTTCGGCCGACTATTCGCAGATTGAGTTACGCCTGATCGCCCACATCAGCGGCGATGAAGCCATGCAGGAAGCATTCCGCCATGGTATTGACATCCATACAGCTACAGCGGCCAGGATATATAATATTGATATCAGTGAAGTGACCAAAGAGATGCGCCGAAATGCAAAAACGGTAAACTTCGGCATTATTTACGGCATTTCAGCTTTCGGTTTGTCGGAACGCCTCAACATCCCCCGCAGGGAAGCTGCCGAAATCATCAGTCAATACTTTGAGCGTTTCGCGGGGATCAAGCGTTATATGGATGAAATCATCACCTTTGCACGGGAGCATGGTTATGTGGAAACCATTAAAAAACGGCGGCGCTACCTGCGCGACATTAATTCAGGCAATGCAATCGTAAGGGGATTCGCCGAGCGGAATGCCATCAATGCACCTATTCAGGGATCGTCGGCAGACATGATCAAAATTGCCATGATCAGCATACAGCGGGAATTTGAGCGCCTGAAACTGAAATCGCGCATGATTATGCAGGTGCACGACGAACTGGTATTCGATGTGCATCAGGATGAAGTGGAAACGGTAAAACCGGTGATTGAACGCCTGATGAAATCGGCCATAGAACTCAGCATACCGGTCGAAGTGGAGATGAGCACCGGCAGCAACTGGCTGGAAGCGCACTAA
- a CDS encoding methionine aminotransferase, whose protein sequence is MENYTGSLISKLPFTGTSIFAVMSALAKEHNAINLSQGFPDFPVSEELIKLVNSYMKKGLNQYAPMPGILPLREGISEMFETRYGVKYHPETEVTITAGATQGLFSIISAFIRPGDEVVVLEPAYDSYAPAVMLQGGMVKYARLQAPDYSINWDTFPALISGRTRMIIINSPHNPTGTIIKAKDLKKLDTLLKNRDILVLSDEVYEHLIFDGHTHESICRYPGLASRSLLVGSFGKTFHATGWKCGFVLAPPQLTAEFRKVHQFVVFAVNTPVQHAIAEYLRNPEHYKHLGRFYQEKRDLFLNLIKGSRFKAVPASGTYFQLLNYSKISDEKETAFAERLTREFKIASVPVSPFYHNQEDNKVLRFCFAKTTETLEKAAEILCRI, encoded by the coding sequence ATGGAAAATTATACCGGCAGCCTGATCTCCAAGCTGCCGTTTACCGGCACCAGCATTTTTGCTGTGATGTCGGCATTGGCAAAAGAGCACAACGCCATTAACCTTTCGCAGGGGTTCCCCGATTTCCCTGTTTCGGAAGAGCTGATCAAGCTCGTGAACAGCTATATGAAGAAGGGATTGAACCAGTATGCACCCATGCCCGGCATACTTCCGCTGCGCGAAGGGATATCGGAAATGTTTGAAACCAGATACGGCGTCAAATACCATCCTGAAACGGAGGTGACCATCACCGCGGGAGCAACCCAGGGTCTGTTCTCCATTATATCGGCATTTATCCGGCCGGGTGATGAAGTGGTTGTACTCGAACCAGCCTACGACAGTTATGCCCCGGCCGTAATGCTGCAGGGAGGCATGGTGAAATACGCCCGGCTTCAGGCGCCGGATTATTCCATCAACTGGGATACTTTCCCGGCACTGATCAGCGGCCGGACCCGCATGATCATCATCAATTCTCCGCACAACCCCACCGGCACCATTATCAAAGCCAAAGACCTGAAAAAACTTGACACGCTGCTGAAGAACAGGGATATCCTTGTACTCAGTGACGAGGTTTATGAACACCTGATTTTCGACGGGCACACCCATGAAAGCATTTGCCGGTATCCCGGGCTTGCTTCGAGAAGTCTGTTGGTAGGCTCCTTTGGAAAAACATTTCATGCAACCGGCTGGAAGTGCGGGTTTGTATTGGCTCCGCCTCAGCTTACCGCCGAATTCCGTAAAGTGCACCAGTTTGTGGTTTTTGCAGTGAATACACCGGTGCAGCATGCCATTGCAGAGTATCTGCGCAATCCTGAACATTATAAGCACCTGGGCCGTTTTTACCAGGAAAAGCGCGATTTATTCCTCAACCTCATAAAAGGGTCGAGGTTTAAAGCGGTGCCGGCTTCAGGGACTTATTTTCAGCTGCTCAACTACAGCAAAATAAGTGATGAAAAGGAAACTGCCTTTGCCGAACGGCTGACCCGGGAGTTTAAGATCGCTTCCGTTCCGGTATCACCCTTCTACCACAACCAGGAAGATAACAAAGTGCTCAGGTTCTGCTTTGCCAAAACCACGGAAACACTTGAAAAGGCCGCTGAAATTCTCTGCAGGATATAA
- a CDS encoding amidohydrolase → MKPTGYLRVSIIQASLVWADKLKNLEYFDREIAQLGGQTDLIVLPEMFATGFVMDASKVAEPMNGVIMQWMANHASKLDCVITGSVAIKEKGKFYNRLIWMRPDGSFEYTDKRHLFRMGNEQEYFTAGEKPLVVTLKGWKVRPLICYDLRFPVWSKNRLIDGQYEYDLLIYVANWPASRSYVWKSLLTARAIENQAYCIGVNRIGKDGKGIPHSGNSMVLDFKGRFQVNAPANKSYTETALLDYTELTSFRQRFAVGLDWDSFTIH, encoded by the coding sequence ATGAAACCAACAGGATATTTGCGCGTTTCAATCATTCAGGCTTCGCTGGTCTGGGCAGATAAGTTGAAAAATCTGGAGTATTTTGACAGGGAGATTGCTCAACTGGGCGGGCAAACAGATCTGATCGTGCTTCCGGAAATGTTTGCCACAGGCTTTGTGATGGATGCAAGCAAGGTGGCCGAGCCGATGAATGGGGTTATTATGCAGTGGATGGCCAATCACGCCTCAAAACTTGATTGTGTGATTACCGGCAGCGTTGCCATTAAAGAGAAGGGAAAATTCTACAACCGGCTGATCTGGATGCGCCCCGACGGCAGTTTCGAATATACCGATAAACGGCATCTTTTCAGGATGGGGAATGAGCAGGAATACTTTACGGCCGGCGAAAAGCCCCTGGTGGTTACCCTGAAAGGCTGGAAGGTACGCCCGTTGATCTGCTACGATCTCCGTTTTCCCGTTTGGAGCAAAAACCGCCTGATCGACGGCCAATACGAATACGATCTGTTGATTTATGTGGCCAACTGGCCGGCCAGCCGCAGCTATGTGTGGAAATCGCTGCTCACCGCACGCGCCATCGAAAACCAGGCATATTGCATCGGGGTGAACCGCATCGGCAAAGACGGGAAAGGCATTCCCCACAGCGGTAACTCAATGGTGCTTGATTTTAAAGGCCGTTTTCAGGTGAACGCACCGGCAAATAAAAGCTATACGGAAACCGCACTGCTCGATTATACAGAACTGACTTCCTTCAGGCAACGGTTTGCCGTAGGCCTTGACTGGGACAGTTTCACGATACACTAA
- a CDS encoding DEAD/DEAH box helicase, which produces MKFEDSNFEPVIKKNLATAGFTRPTDIQFRAIPPVLRGEDVLAIAQTGTGKTAAFVIPVLNILLRNKRHEAGIRCLVMVPTRELARQITSVFNTLGKGSGIKTLSVFGGVEQEPQIERLNQGVDILVATPGRMFDLASQGYLSVDHVQILVLDEADHMLDLGFINDIRQLVTKLPARRQTLFFSATINPEIKKLAYSLVKNAIRIQISPKDPVSRNVDHSVAFIGMDDKRFFLERMINDHPESKILVFVRTKVRAERVCAALERVGIQSRVMHGDVEQKKRFATLSQFREGLFKVLIATDVTARGIDIPDVEYVVNYDLPEKAENYVHRVGRTGRGNRRGTAVSFCSNEEKPLLEAIEAFMEKEIQVLSIDCTDYEAIVDLAVESPKDWRSLIEQAEKDEEKHRKGKRKK; this is translated from the coding sequence ATGAAATTTGAAGATTCAAATTTTGAACCGGTTATAAAGAAAAACCTGGCTACGGCAGGTTTTACCCGCCCTACCGATATACAGTTCAGGGCTATTCCTCCTGTGCTGCGCGGTGAGGATGTGCTGGCCATTGCCCAGACCGGAACGGGTAAAACCGCAGCCTTCGTCATCCCGGTTCTGAACATACTGTTGCGCAACAAGCGACATGAAGCGGGGATCCGGTGCCTGGTAATGGTTCCCACCCGCGAACTGGCCCGGCAGATTACCTCGGTGTTCAATACCCTGGGCAAGGGCAGTGGAATCAAAACACTCTCTGTTTTCGGAGGAGTGGAGCAGGAACCACAGATTGAAAGGCTCAACCAGGGGGTTGATATTCTGGTTGCCACACCCGGCCGCATGTTTGACCTGGCCAGCCAGGGATACCTCTCTGTGGACCATGTGCAGATACTGGTGCTGGATGAAGCCGATCATATGCTCGATCTGGGATTCATCAACGACATCCGGCAATTGGTAACTAAACTTCCTGCCCGGAGGCAAACCCTCTTCTTCTCGGCTACCATCAATCCTGAAATTAAAAAACTGGCCTATTCCCTGGTGAAAAATGCCATCCGCATTCAGATTTCACCCAAAGATCCGGTATCCAGGAATGTTGACCACAGCGTGGCCTTTATCGGCATGGACGACAAGCGCTTCTTTCTCGAACGCATGATCAATGATCATCCTGAAAGTAAAATTCTGGTTTTTGTGCGTACAAAGGTCAGGGCAGAGAGGGTCTGTGCCGCCCTTGAAAGGGTGGGTATCCAAAGCCGGGTTATGCATGGTGATGTGGAACAGAAAAAACGGTTTGCCACCCTGAGCCAGTTCAGGGAAGGATTATTCAAAGTGTTGATTGCTACGGATGTAACAGCCAGAGGCATTGATATTCCGGATGTGGAATACGTGGTGAATTACGACCTGCCAGAAAAGGCTGAGAACTACGTGCACCGTGTGGGCCGCACCGGTCGCGGCAACCGGCGGGGTACGGCGGTTTCTTTCTGCAGTAATGAAGAAAAGCCCCTCCTTGAGGCCATCGAAGCCTTTATGGAGAAGGAGATACAGGTACTCAGTATCGACTGTACGGATTATGAAGCCATCGTTGACCTGGCCGTCGAAAGCCCCAAAGACTGGCGCTCACTGATTGAACAGGCGGAGAAGGACGAAGAAAAACACCGCAAGGGGAAACGGAAGAAATAG
- the mfd gene encoding transcription-repair coupling factor: protein MKASQLTEHYRNNEAVAALGVLCNSKETFRMHLKGMAGSAAAVVASAVFANSGPLHLIILPEKEEAAYFFNDLENLMGEQEVPFHKKKVLFFPTTYRRPYEIDKTDNINVLSRTEVMKRIGTREGGSLVVTYPEALAEKVVSKAYLKKNTLRMGLGESLSIDFVIDLLAEYGFERVDFVVEPGEYALRGGIIDVFSYTNDRPYRIEFFGDDVESIRTFDPATQLSIDRLDHITITPNVQDRALREKREPFLSYIGRNAVVWVRDLAFATDRIAKEFEKAEKAFAELSPDIRHLEPGELFVNAESFKSDILSHPLIEIGSHFLIKESGQIEFSMQPQPSFNKNFDLLLQNLDENSRDGITNLILADNPKQTERIQTIFSDLKANRGMAEVGLNYDLVNLSLHEGFIDRGNKLACYTDHQIFDRYHKYRIRDGYAGKQAITMKEIYDLQPGDYVTHIDHGVGRFDGLEKIENNGRQQEAIRLIYQNNDILYVSIHSLHRISKYVGKEGTVPSLNKLGSNAWNKLKSKTKQRVKDIAKDLIKLYAERKAADGFNFNPDTYMQHELEASFIYEDTPDQVKSTADVKRDMEKSYPMDRLVCGDVGFGKTEIAVRAAFKAVADSKQVAVLVPTTILALQHFRTFSERLKEFPCRVDYINRFKSTKQQNSTLKDLEAGKIDILIGTHRLVSQDVKFKDLGLMIIDEEQKFGVATKEKLKKLKVNVDTLTLTATPIPRTLQFSLMGARDLSVINTPPPNRYPVQTELHAFNEEIIRDAIHFELSRSGQVFFVHNRVNNIIEVAGMIQRLVPDAKIAIGHGQMEGHKLEKIMLDFVEGYYDILIATTIIESGLDIPNVNTIIINEAQNYGLSDLHQLRGRVGRTNKKAFCYLLAPPLSALTDEARKRLKAIEEFSELGSGFNIAMRDLDIRGAGNILGAEQSGFISEIGFEMYQRILDEAILELKETDFKELYHDEIPVQKEFVRECLIETDLEIMLPDSYVTNITERLSLYKELDGLEAEEDLMKFQEKLIDRFGPVPAQTQELLNTIRLRRMARKLGFEKISLRNGFLSATFISNQESPFYQSNIFSTVLQFIQSDHRKVRMKENNNKLSLSFREVQSVSQAILALEPLAEMVESNRFAAT, encoded by the coding sequence GTGAAAGCTTCCCAACTGACTGAACACTACCGCAACAACGAGGCTGTTGCGGCTTTGGGTGTTTTATGCAATTCAAAAGAAACTTTCAGGATGCACCTGAAAGGAATGGCAGGCTCTGCCGCTGCCGTGGTGGCTTCCGCGGTGTTTGCCAATTCAGGCCCGCTTCATCTGATTATTCTTCCCGAAAAGGAAGAAGCCGCTTATTTTTTCAACGATCTTGAAAATCTGATGGGAGAACAGGAGGTGCCTTTCCACAAAAAGAAGGTGCTTTTCTTCCCCACCACCTACCGCCGGCCCTACGAAATTGATAAGACCGACAACATCAATGTTTTGTCACGCACCGAAGTGATGAAACGCATCGGTACACGCGAGGGAGGCAGCCTGGTGGTTACCTATCCCGAAGCGCTGGCCGAAAAGGTGGTCAGTAAAGCATATCTGAAGAAAAATACCCTCAGAATGGGACTGGGCGAAAGCCTCTCCATTGATTTTGTCATTGACCTTCTGGCTGAATACGGTTTTGAGCGGGTCGATTTTGTTGTTGAACCGGGGGAGTATGCGCTGCGCGGCGGGATCATCGACGTGTTTTCCTATACCAACGACCGGCCTTACCGGATCGAGTTTTTCGGAGATGACGTGGAGTCCATCCGTACCTTCGATCCAGCAACGCAATTATCCATTGACCGGCTCGATCACATCACCATTACGCCCAACGTGCAGGACAGGGCCCTGCGGGAAAAACGGGAGCCTTTCCTTTCCTATATCGGCCGGAATGCCGTGGTTTGGGTGCGCGACCTTGCGTTTGCCACCGACCGTATTGCAAAAGAGTTTGAGAAAGCTGAAAAAGCTTTCGCAGAGCTCTCTCCCGATATCCGGCACCTGGAGCCCGGTGAGCTTTTCGTAAATGCAGAAAGTTTTAAGAGTGACATTCTTTCCCACCCATTGATCGAGATTGGCAGTCATTTCCTGATTAAAGAAAGCGGGCAGATTGAGTTCAGCATGCAGCCACAGCCTTCCTTCAACAAGAATTTTGACCTGCTGCTGCAGAACCTTGATGAAAACAGCCGGGATGGGATCACTAACCTTATTCTGGCTGACAACCCAAAGCAGACTGAGCGGATTCAGACCATCTTCAGTGACCTGAAAGCCAACCGGGGAATGGCCGAAGTCGGACTTAACTATGACCTGGTCAATCTTTCACTGCATGAAGGCTTTATCGACCGGGGGAATAAGCTGGCCTGTTACACCGACCACCAGATTTTCGACAGATATCATAAATACCGCATTCGCGATGGATATGCCGGCAAGCAGGCCATCACCATGAAAGAGATTTATGACCTGCAGCCCGGTGATTATGTGACGCATATCGACCATGGGGTGGGGAGGTTCGATGGTCTGGAGAAGATAGAAAACAATGGCAGGCAACAGGAGGCCATCCGGCTGATTTATCAGAACAACGATATTCTTTATGTGAGCATTCATTCGCTGCACCGCATCTCGAAATATGTCGGCAAGGAAGGTACGGTACCATCGCTCAACAAACTGGGATCCAATGCCTGGAACAAACTGAAAAGCAAAACCAAGCAAAGGGTAAAAGATATCGCCAAAGATCTGATCAAACTCTACGCCGAACGGAAGGCTGCGGATGGCTTTAACTTCAATCCGGATACCTACATGCAGCATGAGTTGGAGGCATCATTTATCTACGAGGATACCCCCGATCAGGTAAAGTCGACGGCGGATGTCAAGCGCGATATGGAGAAGTCTTATCCCATGGACCGCCTGGTATGCGGGGATGTGGGTTTCGGGAAAACCGAAATTGCGGTGCGCGCGGCATTCAAGGCGGTAGCCGACAGCAAGCAGGTGGCAGTGCTGGTGCCAACAACCATTCTGGCTTTGCAGCATTTCCGTACCTTCAGCGAACGCCTGAAAGAGTTTCCGTGCAGGGTGGATTACATCAACCGGTTCAAGAGCACCAAACAGCAAAACAGCACATTGAAAGATCTGGAAGCAGGGAAAATTGATATCCTGATCGGGACGCACCGGCTGGTAAGCCAGGATGTGAAGTTCAAAGACCTCGGCCTGATGATCATTGACGAAGAGCAGAAATTTGGCGTGGCAACGAAAGAAAAGCTGAAAAAACTAAAGGTGAATGTCGATACCCTGACCCTGACGGCTACGCCCATTCCGAGGACACTGCAGTTTTCACTGATGGGGGCGCGCGACCTGAGCGTGATCAATACACCTCCTCCCAACCGCTATCCGGTTCAGACCGAATTGCATGCCTTTAATGAGGAAATCATCAGGGATGCCATTCATTTTGAGCTTTCACGGAGCGGACAGGTGTTCTTTGTGCACAACAGGGTAAATAACATCATCGAGGTGGCGGGCATGATTCAGCGGCTGGTGCCGGATGCCAAAATCGCCATCGGGCACGGGCAGATGGAAGGTCATAAGCTGGAAAAGATCATGCTCGATTTTGTGGAAGGATATTATGATATCCTGATAGCGACAACCATCATCGAATCGGGGCTTGATATCCCCAATGTAAATACCATTATCATCAATGAAGCCCAGAATTACGGGCTGAGCGACCTCCATCAGCTCAGGGGAAGAGTGGGGCGGACCAATAAAAAGGCATTCTGTTATCTGCTGGCCCCACCGCTTTCGGCACTCACCGATGAAGCCCGTAAAAGGCTGAAAGCCATTGAGGAATTCTCTGAGTTGGGCAGCGGGTTCAACATCGCCATGCGCGACCTCGACATTCGCGGCGCCGGGAATATCCTCGGAGCGGAACAAAGTGGTTTTATCTCCGAAATCGGGTTCGAAATGTATCAGCGCATTCTCGACGAAGCAATTCTCGAGCTTAAAGAAACCGACTTTAAGGAGCTTTACCACGATGAAATTCCTGTGCAAAAAGAGTTTGTCAGGGAATGCCTGATCGAAACCGATCTCGAAATCATGCTCCCTGACAGTTATGTTACCAACATCACCGAAAGGCTGAGCCTGTATAAAGAGCTTGACGGTCTTGAAGCAGAGGAAGACCTGATGAAATTCCAGGAAAAACTGATTGACAGGTTTGGGCCGGTGCCCGCGCAAACCCAGGAACTGCTCAATACCATCAGGCTGCGCCGCATGGCCCGCAAACTGGGATTTGAGAAAATCAGCCTTCGCAATGGATTCCTGTCGGCCACTTTTATCTCAAATCAGGAATCTCCTTTTTACCAGAGCAATATTTTCTCCACGGTATTGCAGTTTATACAGTCCGATCACCGCAAGGTACGCATGAAGGAGAACAACAATAAACTCAGCCTGAGCTTCAGGGAGGTACAGTCGGTTTCGCAGGCGATTCTTGCTCTGGAGCCCCTGGCAGAAATGGTCGAAAGCAACCGTTTTGCTGCTACATAA